A single region of the Anaerolineales bacterium genome encodes:
- a CDS encoding GNAT family N-acetyltransferase codes for MIYTYRSFAGESDLPKLAQLLTDCEIVDQMGVRRTAEELRVQFFAPTLDPEHDVRLWENPEGVVIAYGVIEIDVATDEITGTLRWRVRPDHREHWLDDDVIRWGEARLCEVGVTKGLPARLESIARDIDRPRQFLLEWHKYDVRHELWQMDRDLHQPIDTPTLSEGFTIRAADPERDAEAWIAMYNDSFIDHWNHIDLTLEDYRHRRQTDPGYAPERDLILVAPDGTFAAFCWSFINPQEVGRVGVKQALLHQIGTRRGFRQQGLGRTLILKTLEILHDAGMDSVRLYVYMDNQNNASHLYESVGFQKAFSLVTYAKTVTDTIKAG; via the coding sequence ATGATCTATACCTACCGTTCCTTTGCTGGCGAAAGCGACCTTCCCAAACTTGCCCAACTGCTGACAGATTGCGAAATCGTTGATCAAATGGGGGTGCGGCGTACTGCCGAGGAACTGCGCGTCCAGTTTTTCGCCCCCACCCTTGATCCTGAACACGATGTCCGGCTTTGGGAAAACCCAGAGGGCGTCGTCATTGCCTATGGCGTGATCGAAATTGATGTCGCCACCGATGAGATCACGGGTACTCTTCGCTGGCGGGTGCGCCCCGACCACCGTGAGCATTGGCTGGATGACGATGTAATCCGGTGGGGGGAGGCACGCCTCTGTGAGGTAGGAGTAACAAAAGGACTCCCCGCCCGCCTTGAATCGATTGCCCGTGACATTGATCGTCCGCGTCAATTTCTGCTGGAATGGCATAAATATGACGTGCGCCATGAACTATGGCAGATGGATCGGGATTTACACCAGCCCATTGACACACCAACCCTCTCCGAAGGGTTCACCATTCGCGCCGCCGATCCCGAACGCGATGCTGAGGCATGGATTGCCATGTACAACGACTCTTTCATCGATCACTGGAATCACATTGATCTGACCCTTGAGGACTATCGTCACCGCCGCCAGACCGACCCAGGTTACGCCCCCGAACGCGATTTGATCCTCGTTGCCCCCGATGGAACGTTCGCCGCCTTTTGCTGGTCGTTCATCAACCCGCAGGAAGTTGGGCGCGTGGGGGTGAAACAAGCGCTCTTGCACCAGATCGGCACGCGGCGGGGCTTTCGCCAGCAAGGGCTAGGGCGGACGCTGATCCTCAAGACACTAGAAATCTTACACGATGCCGGAATGGACTCGGTGCGTTTGTATGTCTATATGGATAACCAAAACAACGCCTCCCACCTCTACGAATCGGTGGGTTTCCAGAAGGCGTTCAGCCTTGTCACTTACGCCAAGACAGTCACCGATACGATAAAGGCGGGCTGA
- a CDS encoding GNAT family N-acetyltransferase, protein MQPPLSDAFDGITLRRAGEGDLSACAALDLTYETDYVWQVDLRDEYGAIALSFRTGRLPRPMRVTHPREPRSLDHALQKGDYVVVAQGGGRVRGYLHMRIDPGRALGWIVDMGVGRPYRREHVGSGLFNMAYQHARDEGLEKIIIETQTKNYPGICFCQKHGLVFCGYNDRHYRSDDIALFFGASVR, encoded by the coding sequence ATGCAGCCGCCTCTTTCTGATGCATTTGACGGAATCACCCTTCGCCGGGCGGGGGAGGGTGATCTCTCTGCCTGCGCCGCCCTTGACCTCACCTACGAGACGGATTACGTTTGGCAAGTCGATCTTCGTGATGAATATGGGGCAATCGCCCTCAGTTTTCGCACCGGACGCCTTCCCCGCCCCATGCGCGTGACTCACCCCCGCGAGCCGCGCAGTTTGGATCACGCCCTTCAGAAAGGCGATTATGTCGTCGTGGCGCAGGGCGGTGGGCGTGTGCGCGGCTACCTTCATATGCGCATTGATCCCGGACGGGCGCTAGGCTGGATTGTCGATATGGGGGTTGGGCGTCCCTACCGCCGGGAGCATGTGGGAAGCGGCTTGTTCAACATGGCCTACCAACACGCCCGTGACGAGGGGTTAGAAAAGATCATCATCGAAACACAAACGAAAAACTACCCCGGTATCTGCTTTTGCCAAAAGCACGGCTTGGTCTTTTGTGGCTACAATGATCGTCACTACCGCAGCGACGACATCGCCCTTTTTTTTGGGGCGTCGGTGCGTTAA
- the ilvD gene encoding dihydroxy-acid dehydratase, whose product MNVTSRTLVEGVDRAAARSMFKAIGLTDDDLNKPIIGIANTWTEIGPCNFHLRRLAAKVREGIKAAGGTPLEFNTISISDGITMGTEGMKASLISRELIADSIELVARANYFDGVIALSSCDKTIPGTIMGLIRLNIPSVMLYGGSIAPGHLNGKDLTVQDVFEAIGAYAKGTITADQLRAVENAACPGSGACGGQFTANTMATAVEVMGMSPMRSAGVPAEDPQKNDVAYQVGTMIMDLIARDLRPRQIITRQALENAIRSVAATGGSTNGVLHILAFAREAGIPFTIDDIEQISRETPLIADMKPGGKYVATDMTRAGGIPLLVRRLLEGGLLHGDALTVTGKTLAKETANAEETPGQEVIRTLANPVKATGGLVILKGNLAPDGGVVKLFGYERLYHQGPARIFNTEEDAFHAVKNNQIVAGDVVVIRYEGPVGGPGMREMLGVTAALSGQGLGNSVALITDGRFSGATRGLMVGHITPEAAAGGAIGLLHEGDTITIDIEARTIRVELSEADLATRRATWQPPTPRYQSGVMAKYARLVKPASEGAVTGN is encoded by the coding sequence CTGAATGTCACTAGCCGCACCCTTGTAGAGGGTGTGGATCGCGCCGCCGCCCGCAGCATGTTCAAGGCAATTGGCTTAACCGACGACGACCTGAACAAGCCAATCATCGGCATTGCTAACACATGGACAGAAATTGGTCCGTGCAACTTCCATTTGCGGCGTTTGGCGGCAAAGGTGCGTGAAGGAATCAAAGCAGCGGGCGGAACGCCCCTCGAATTCAACACGATCAGCATCTCCGACGGAATCACGATGGGGACGGAAGGGATGAAGGCATCCCTCATCAGCCGCGAACTGATTGCTGATTCGATTGAACTGGTTGCCCGCGCCAATTATTTTGACGGTGTGATCGCCCTCTCCTCGTGCGATAAAACAATCCCCGGCACGATTATGGGTTTGATCCGCCTGAATATCCCCTCGGTGATGCTCTATGGCGGTTCAATTGCCCCCGGACACCTGAACGGCAAAGATTTGACCGTCCAAGATGTATTTGAAGCCATCGGCGCGTATGCGAAGGGGACGATCACCGCCGACCAATTGCGTGCCGTAGAGAACGCCGCCTGCCCCGGATCGGGCGCCTGTGGCGGGCAGTTCACGGCGAACACCATGGCAACCGCTGTCGAAGTGATGGGTATGTCCCCCATGCGTTCGGCGGGCGTGCCAGCGGAAGACCCGCAGAAAAACGATGTTGCCTATCAGGTTGGGACAATGATCATGGACTTGATCGCCCGCGACCTTCGCCCTCGCCAAATCATCACGCGGCAAGCGCTCGAAAACGCCATTCGTTCCGTCGCCGCGACGGGCGGCAGCACCAACGGGGTTTTGCATATCCTCGCCTTTGCCCGCGAAGCGGGCATCCCTTTCACGATTGACGACATTGAGCAGATCAGCCGCGAGACGCCCCTAATTGCCGATATGAAACCCGGCGGGAAGTACGTTGCCACCGATATGACACGGGCGGGCGGTATTCCCCTTCTGGTGCGGCGTCTTTTGGAAGGCGGGCTGCTGCATGGGGATGCTCTCACTGTGACGGGCAAAACGCTTGCCAAAGAAACAGCCAACGCCGAAGAAACCCCCGGTCAGGAAGTGATCCGCACCCTTGCCAACCCGGTCAAGGCGACGGGCGGCTTGGTCATTCTGAAGGGGAACTTAGCGCCTGATGGCGGCGTGGTAAAACTGTTTGGTTACGAGCGGCTGTACCATCAAGGACCCGCCCGCATCTTCAACACAGAAGAAGATGCCTTTCATGCGGTGAAGAATAATCAGATCGTCGCTGGCGATGTCGTCGTCATTCGCTATGAGGGACCCGTTGGCGGACCCGGAATGCGGGAAATGTTGGGCGTCACCGCCGCGCTCAGTGGGCAAGGGTTGGGAAACTCCGTCGCCCTCATCACCGACGGACGTTTTTCCGGCGCAACTCGCGGACTGATGGTGGGGCATATCACCCCCGAAGCCGCAGCCGGCGGCGCGATTGGATTGCTCCACGAAGGGGACACAATCACCATTGATATTGAAGCACGGACAATCCGCGTGGAACTGAGCGAGGCAGATTTAGCAACACGGCGGGCGACATGGCAGCCACCCACCCCGCGTTACCAAAGCGGCGTCATGGCGAAATATGCTCGCTTGGTCAAGCCTGCCTCCGAAGGCGCAGTGACGGGGAACTGA
- a CDS encoding protein kinase — protein MADLTGKTLGKYQIIERLGRGGMAEVYRAFQPTMNRFVAIKVMLAHLADEEGFTERFKREATMVGGLRHPNIVQVMDFDVHDEQFYMVMEYIQGESLKDRLRKRGALSLAETLDVAIKLSDALAYAHGEGMLHRDIKPANILFTKTGEPVLTDFGVAKIMGTTQMTASGAIVGTPAYMSPEAGRGEKTDERTDIYGMGIVLYEMLTGNVPFDADTPLAIIYKHIAEPIKLPPKLPDSVQAILLHALAKDPQDRYRTADELRDAMITALNTLPNDISTKPGMSTPPLRASSSTYNRPMTGQSTPAKPDSSVGRANTIQGGMTEEQPSPAPQRGRISPLLLVFVALVVVGGAVFALTRPKDNTIVVVPPTLPAGDPSQVAQTETAIPSTQSAALPTISPTGESFVTLPSSLPTIVPTAIPTEIPSVEPTIKPTDIPPTNSAATSIPPTFPPTIAPTTAATTPPTLVAIAVVFTDPAYQEFWDWTIERLRNGQYDEALTEIEEKLASDPEKYELLILKALTLVRYQDQPARLEEAKGIAERGIEAEPIRPEAYVALAEYKRGAPNYDAAAAYDLYTQAINLGLQDADVYLRQGTTARDANRPDEDVLSAFTHAIELAPWVAYYYDERANFYMRRENYQAAIDDFLKAESLNPSVYRHTDLAIAYLLFKDQQSAFDLYMRGIATLRPTCGCYYGDAAAVAFLGGQLEKAREWAETALSLDPDTNRASYVLALVAVAEGEDEKALALLDSFANGENRDYTTAFLHPRFNHEVNLDRGRILARLGRFEEAASAFERTIEAFGNWIPPHLERARALYRVGRTDDAREELRHVLEISQNDPDQRERILGLLTRLRLGQSLDEEVTPVPQPTVMIRYNTPQPTPTEVVVLPTPDATRVALNTPDERYVTIRDEFGAMMHEGNREGALRLIDSIITTDGEQYDLLAMRAYVLMEMNPDSAALNTIQGILNRLLGMNTERPEAYRLYGTYYQWFDETRDSQKAWDFYTAAIEHGSIDPATYYGRVQCCRDFYASDAQKEADLSRAIALDPNEAYWWIGRGRFYFERWDMARAAADFQKAYDLEGSIYYMNGLAASYILSDQNEAAYTIYVDVLDGGKTNDPLHYAEGAFVAYDVGQIETAQRWIGITLSLDPTLIEGQWVEALLLSQEGKYEESLTLLKALQEKRPNYNSGPFFTGYFSRFLLVDQARVLTKLNRYEEAVAAYNEFRKVYGRYVDIQIELAEVHITMGNYPAARDALLEALYANSDYDDPTERQHILDLLAKLAAQTPPPLTPTPGQ, from the coding sequence ATGGCGGATTTGACGGGAAAAACACTCGGCAAGTATCAGATCATCGAACGGCTTGGACGGGGAGGGATGGCGGAAGTGTACCGCGCCTTCCAACCGACGATGAATCGTTTCGTGGCAATCAAAGTTATGTTGGCGCACCTCGCTGACGAAGAAGGCTTTACCGAGCGCTTCAAGCGCGAGGCAACGATGGTCGGGGGGTTGCGTCACCCGAACATTGTCCAAGTGATGGACTTTGATGTACACGATGAGCAGTTCTACATGGTGATGGAGTACATTCAAGGCGAATCGCTGAAGGATCGACTCCGCAAGCGTGGGGCGCTCTCCCTTGCCGAGACACTCGATGTGGCGATCAAACTTTCCGATGCGCTTGCCTATGCGCACGGCGAGGGGATGCTGCACCGCGATATTAAACCCGCCAACATCCTGTTCACCAAGACGGGCGAACCTGTCCTCACCGATTTCGGCGTGGCGAAGATCATGGGGACAACCCAAATGACCGCCAGCGGTGCGATTGTGGGGACACCCGCCTACATGAGTCCTGAGGCGGGGCGGGGCGAAAAAACAGACGAGCGGACAGACATTTACGGGATGGGCATTGTCCTTTACGAGATGCTCACCGGAAACGTCCCCTTTGATGCCGATACCCCATTGGCGATCATCTATAAACACATTGCCGAGCCGATCAAACTCCCTCCCAAGCTTCCTGATTCCGTCCAAGCGATTTTGCTCCACGCTTTAGCCAAAGACCCTCAGGATCGTTATCGCACGGCGGACGAACTTCGGGATGCGATGATCACCGCGCTGAACACCCTTCCCAACGACATTTCGACAAAACCGGGCATGTCAACGCCGCCGCTGCGTGCCTCATCATCAACCTATAACCGCCCCATGACGGGGCAATCGACACCAGCGAAGCCTGATTCCAGTGTCGGGCGGGCGAATACCATTCAGGGTGGGATGACCGAGGAACAACCTAGCCCCGCTCCACAGCGTGGGAGGATTTCTCCCCTTCTTCTCGTTTTTGTCGCGCTGGTTGTAGTGGGAGGGGCAGTGTTTGCGCTCACCCGCCCCAAAGACAACACGATTGTCGTTGTTCCGCCCACACTGCCCGCTGGTGATCCATCCCAGGTTGCCCAAACTGAGACGGCTATCCCTTCGACCCAAAGTGCCGCCCTACCGACCATCTCTCCCACAGGAGAATCCTTTGTCACACTGCCGAGTAGCCTTCCTACCATTGTGCCTACTGCCATTCCGACAGAAATTCCCTCGGTAGAACCGACCATCAAGCCGACGGATATACCGCCAACAAACAGTGCTGCTACAAGCATCCCGCCCACCTTCCCACCCACCATCGCGCCAACAACTGCCGCAACAACCCCTCCAACACTGGTTGCCATTGCTGTCGTCTTTACCGATCCTGCTTATCAGGAGTTTTGGGATTGGACCATCGAACGCTTGCGAAACGGGCAGTATGACGAGGCGCTTACCGAAATAGAGGAAAAACTGGCGAGCGATCCCGAAAAGTATGAACTGCTCATCTTGAAGGCGCTCACCCTTGTCCGCTATCAAGATCAGCCAGCGCGTTTAGAAGAGGCTAAGGGCATTGCCGAACGCGGCATTGAAGCCGAACCGATCCGTCCAGAAGCATATGTTGCCCTTGCCGAATACAAGCGCGGCGCGCCAAACTACGATGCCGCCGCCGCCTACGATCTCTACACTCAGGCAATCAACTTAGGCTTGCAAGATGCCGATGTATACCTTCGGCAAGGGACGACAGCCCGCGACGCGAATCGCCCGGATGAGGATGTGCTGAGCGCCTTCACCCACGCCATTGAGCTTGCCCCCTGGGTTGCCTATTACTATGACGAACGCGCCAATTTTTACATGCGGCGGGAGAACTATCAGGCAGCCATTGACGATTTTCTCAAGGCGGAGTCGCTGAATCCCAGTGTTTACCGCCATACTGACCTCGCCATTGCCTATTTGTTGTTCAAAGATCAGCAGTCCGCCTTTGATCTATATATGCGCGGGATTGCCACCCTACGCCCGACCTGCGGCTGTTACTATGGGGATGCGGCAGCGGTTGCCTTTCTTGGCGGGCAACTGGAAAAAGCCCGCGAGTGGGCGGAGACGGCGCTCAGCCTTGACCCCGATACAAACCGCGCAAGCTATGTCCTTGCTCTTGTTGCCGTCGCTGAGGGCGAGGACGAAAAGGCTTTGGCGCTCTTGGATTCCTTTGCCAATGGCGAAAACCGCGATTACACAACGGCGTTCCTTCACCCGCGCTTTAATCATGAGGTCAATCTGGATCGCGGGCGCATCCTCGCCCGTTTAGGGCGTTTTGAGGAAGCCGCAAGCGCTTTTGAACGGACGATTGAGGCATTTGGGAATTGGATACCGCCGCACCTTGAACGGGCGCGGGCGCTTTACCGCGTCGGACGGACGGACGACGCCCGTGAAGAACTGCGCCACGTGTTGGAGATTAGCCAAAATGACCCTGATCAACGGGAGCGTATTTTGGGGTTGCTTACCCGCCTGCGGCTTGGGCAAAGCCTTGACGAGGAGGTGACTCCCGTCCCGCAGCCAACGGTAATGATCCGCTATAACACACCCCAACCAACCCCCACCGAGGTGGTTGTCCTTCCCACGCCCGATGCAACGCGGGTAGCGCTGAATACACCGGATGAACGCTATGTGACTATCCGCGATGAATTTGGGGCAATGATGCATGAGGGCAACCGTGAGGGGGCGCTGCGTCTGATCGACTCGATCATTACCACCGATGGCGAGCAGTATGACCTTTTGGCGATGCGTGCCTACGTCCTTATGGAGATGAATCCTGATTCAGCAGCGCTAAACACCATTCAAGGGATACTGAATCGGCTGTTGGGTATGAATACCGAGCGCCCAGAGGCATACCGTCTCTATGGGACGTACTACCAGTGGTTTGACGAAACAAGAGACAGCCAAAAGGCGTGGGACTTCTACACTGCCGCCATCGAACACGGCTCAATCGACCCTGCTACCTACTATGGGCGCGTCCAATGCTGCAGGGATTTTTATGCCTCCGATGCGCAGAAAGAGGCTGACCTCAGCCGCGCAATCGCGCTTGACCCCAACGAGGCGTATTGGTGGATTGGGCGCGGGCGTTTTTACTTTGAGCGGTGGGATATGGCGCGGGCTGCTGCCGATTTCCAAAAGGCATATGATCTTGAGGGGAGTATCTATTATATGAATGGGCTTGCTGCCAGCTATATCCTGAGCGATCAAAATGAGGCAGCGTATACTATCTATGTGGATGTCCTTGATGGGGGCAAGACGAATGATCCCCTTCATTACGCTGAGGGTGCTTTTGTCGCCTATGATGTTGGGCAGATTGAGACAGCGCAGCGTTGGATAGGCATTACGCTCAGCCTTGATCCTACGCTCATTGAAGGGCAGTGGGTGGAGGCGCTTTTGCTCTCTCAGGAAGGCAAATACGAGGAATCCTTGACACTGCTCAAGGCGCTCCAAGAAAAACGCCCCAACTACAACAGCGGACCTTTTTTCACAGGCTATTTCAGCCGCTTTTTGTTGGTGGATCAGGCGCGGGTTCTGACAAAACTGAATCGCTACGAGGAAGCGGTGGCGGCATACAACGAATTCCGCAAGGTCTATGGGCGCTATGTGGATATCCAGATCGAACTAGCTGAAGTTCACATAACGATGGGCAATTATCCGGCAGCGCGTGATGCCCTTTTGGAGGCGCTCTATGCCAATTCGGACTATGACGATCCAACAGAGCGGCAGCACATCCTCGATCTGCTGGCAAAATTGGCGGCACAGACACCCCCACCCCTGACCCCAACGCCCGGTCAATAA